In Coturnix japonica isolate 7356 chromosome 7, Coturnix japonica 2.1, whole genome shotgun sequence, one DNA window encodes the following:
- the CDCA7 gene encoding cell division cycle-associated protein 7 isoform X1 has protein sequence MAPQRPQRRCSGRRTFTTFRNTKLIPMETSSSSDDSCDSFGSDNFANTKRKLRSHVREELARIFCESSDDESFRGFSEKQIGGALKLESDSEENGVREAPLRLRKCTVPLKVAMKFPPRRSERKKAEVESLPEDVMPAPDSDSDSEEKGSLFLEKRALNIKENKAMLAKLMAELQSVSGIFDGRRSLATANNTPKRIPRRSLPRSALRRNPDRSSRPHTRSRSLIEGPPTPLPEEEDDDRYLLVRRRRMADEDMEHDAQTPRRGHRGAMALPHIVRPVEEITEEELNNICGSVREKVYNRSLGSTCHQCRQKTTDTKTNCRNPDCVGVRGQFCGPCLRNRYGEDVRTALLDPTWRCPPCRGICNCSFCRQRDGRCATGVLVYLAKYHGYDNVHAYLKGLKKELGMED, from the exons ATGGCTCCGCAGCGCCCGCAG CGCCGTTGCTCTGGAAGAAGAACCTTCACCACGTTCCGAAATACCAAGCTGATTCCCATGGAGACGTCCTCATCCTCTGACGACAGCTGCGACAGTTTTGGTTCTGACAACTTTGCTAACACG AAACGCAAGTTGAGGTCACATGTTAGAGAAGAACTGGCCAGAATCTTTTGCGAATCCTCTGATGATGAATCCTTCCGTggcttttcagaaaagcaaattggTGGTGCTTTG AAACTGGAATCTGATTCAGAGGAAAATGGTGTCAGAGAGGCACCTCTCAGACTGAGGAAATGCACTGTTCCTCTCAAAGTTGCCATGAAGTTTCCACCTCGAAgatcagaaaggaagaaggctGAAGTGGAATCTCTTCCTGAAGATGTGATGCCTGCTCCAGATTCAGATTCTGATTCTGAAGAAAAGGGCTCCCTGTTTTTAGAAAAGAGAGCTTTAAAcatcaaggaaaacaaagcaatg CTTGCAAAACTGATGGCTGAGTTGCAAAGTGTTTCTGGTATCTTCGATGGGAGAAGATCGCTGGCAACTGCCAATAAT ACACCAAAACGAATTCCAAGGCGCTCACTTCCCAGAAGTGCATTGAGGAGGAACCCAGACCGAAGTTCTCGGCCTCACACAAGATCCAGGTCCCTGATTGAAGGCCCTCCTACTCCTTTAccagaggaggaagatgatgacCGGTACCTCCTAGTGAGAAGGAGAAGGATGGCTGATGAAGACATGGAG CATGATGCCCAAACTCCCAGGAGAGGTCACCGTGGTGCCATGGCTCTTCCACACATTGTGCGACCTGTTGAGGAGATAACGGAGGAAGAGTTGAATAACATCTGTGGATCTGTGAGAGAGAAAGTGTATAACAGAAGCTTG GGATCTACCTGTCATCAATGTCGCCAGAAAACCACAGACACCAAGACCAATTGTCGTAACCCTGATTGCGTAGGGGTACGGGGCCAGTTCTGTGGACCGTGCCTCCGTAATAGGTACGGGGAAGATGTCAGAACAGCATTGCTGGATCCA ACCTGGAGGTGTCCACCATGCCGTGGAATATGCAACTGTAGCTTCTGCAGACAGAGAGATGGCAGATGTGCGACGGGTGTCCTGGTCTATCTGGCCAAGTACCATGGCTATGATAACGTCCATGCCTACTTGAAAGG tctgaaaaaagAACTTGGAATGGAAGATTGA
- the CDCA7 gene encoding cell division cycle-associated protein 7 isoform X2: METSSSSDDSCDSFGSDNFANTKRKLRSHVREELARIFCESSDDESFRGFSEKQIGGALKLESDSEENGVREAPLRLRKCTVPLKVAMKFPPRRSERKKAEVESLPEDVMPAPDSDSDSEEKGSLFLEKRALNIKENKAMLAKLMAELQSVSGIFDGRRSLATANNTPKRIPRRSLPRSALRRNPDRSSRPHTRSRSLIEGPPTPLPEEEDDDRYLLVRRRRMADEDMEHDAQTPRRGHRGAMALPHIVRPVEEITEEELNNICGSVREKVYNRSLGSTCHQCRQKTTDTKTNCRNPDCVGVRGQFCGPCLRNRYGEDVRTALLDPTWRCPPCRGICNCSFCRQRDGRCATGVLVYLAKYHGYDNVHAYLKGLKKELGMED, encoded by the exons ATGGAGACGTCCTCATCCTCTGACGACAGCTGCGACAGTTTTGGTTCTGACAACTTTGCTAACACG AAACGCAAGTTGAGGTCACATGTTAGAGAAGAACTGGCCAGAATCTTTTGCGAATCCTCTGATGATGAATCCTTCCGTggcttttcagaaaagcaaattggTGGTGCTTTG AAACTGGAATCTGATTCAGAGGAAAATGGTGTCAGAGAGGCACCTCTCAGACTGAGGAAATGCACTGTTCCTCTCAAAGTTGCCATGAAGTTTCCACCTCGAAgatcagaaaggaagaaggctGAAGTGGAATCTCTTCCTGAAGATGTGATGCCTGCTCCAGATTCAGATTCTGATTCTGAAGAAAAGGGCTCCCTGTTTTTAGAAAAGAGAGCTTTAAAcatcaaggaaaacaaagcaatg CTTGCAAAACTGATGGCTGAGTTGCAAAGTGTTTCTGGTATCTTCGATGGGAGAAGATCGCTGGCAACTGCCAATAAT ACACCAAAACGAATTCCAAGGCGCTCACTTCCCAGAAGTGCATTGAGGAGGAACCCAGACCGAAGTTCTCGGCCTCACACAAGATCCAGGTCCCTGATTGAAGGCCCTCCTACTCCTTTAccagaggaggaagatgatgacCGGTACCTCCTAGTGAGAAGGAGAAGGATGGCTGATGAAGACATGGAG CATGATGCCCAAACTCCCAGGAGAGGTCACCGTGGTGCCATGGCTCTTCCACACATTGTGCGACCTGTTGAGGAGATAACGGAGGAAGAGTTGAATAACATCTGTGGATCTGTGAGAGAGAAAGTGTATAACAGAAGCTTG GGATCTACCTGTCATCAATGTCGCCAGAAAACCACAGACACCAAGACCAATTGTCGTAACCCTGATTGCGTAGGGGTACGGGGCCAGTTCTGTGGACCGTGCCTCCGTAATAGGTACGGGGAAGATGTCAGAACAGCATTGCTGGATCCA ACCTGGAGGTGTCCACCATGCCGTGGAATATGCAACTGTAGCTTCTGCAGACAGAGAGATGGCAGATGTGCGACGGGTGTCCTGGTCTATCTGGCCAAGTACCATGGCTATGATAACGTCCATGCCTACTTGAAAGG tctgaaaaaagAACTTGGAATGGAAGATTGA